The Roseibaca calidilacus genome has a window encoding:
- a CDS encoding ureidoglycolate lyase → MTQVLIAHPLNAAAFAPYGDVLDATGAPDKLINQGLCARFHDRATLDFGADGRAGISMFNAEPCALPFALAMVERHPDGSQAFIPLHQNPFLVVVAPDENGTPGRPQAFITTGAQAINLHRNIWHGVLTPLAAPGLFAVIDRIGPPPNLEEHWFTTPWEVRTA, encoded by the coding sequence ATGACGCAGGTCTTGATTGCCCACCCCCTAAACGCCGCCGCCTTTGCCCCCTATGGCGATGTGCTGGACGCCACCGGCGCGCCCGACAAGCTGATAAACCAAGGGCTGTGCGCGCGCTTTCATGACCGCGCAACGCTCGATTTCGGGGCAGATGGCCGCGCGGGGATTTCCATGTTCAACGCCGAACCCTGCGCCTTGCCCTTTGCGCTGGCAATGGTCGAACGCCACCCGGACGGGTCGCAAGCCTTCATCCCGCTGCACCAGAATCCGTTTTTGGTTGTCGTGGCGCCGGATGAAAACGGCACCCCGGGCAGGCCGCAAGCCTTCATCACCACCGGCGCGCAGGCCATCAACCTGCACCGCAACATCTGGCACGGGGTTTTGACACCCCTAGCCGCGCCGGGGCTATTCGCGGTTATCGACCGCATCGGCCCCCCCCCGAACCTAGAGGAGCACTGGTTCACCACCCCGTGGGAGGTGCGCACCGCCTGA